The following proteins are co-located in the Paludibaculum fermentans genome:
- a CDS encoding sigma-54-dependent transcriptional regulator: protein MPDLDSVTATASDASSSRGRILVIDDEADIRESFETLLELEGYTVHTAENATEGLKKFEAGVYDLILLDLMMPDKSGLEVLDDIRRRDKETPIFLITAYGSIEVAVEALKSGANDYFSKPWDNEKLIIEIERQLARTRLEQENRELRRALKQRYSFPNIVGKSERMLRVLDLVTQVAPSKSNILITGETGTGKELIAKAIHANSPRADQPFVGVNSSSMPPDLIESTLFGHVKGAFTGAIANRKGYFETANRGTIFLDEIGTLTLDMQVKLLRVLQERELMPVGSTETIKVDVRILAATNADLAKMVEDGRFRQDLYYRLNVINLALPPMRDRKEDIPILIEHFFQVYCKDNDKFMDAQGRSTLKFEPEAMHILMDYTWPGNVRELENAVERAVVLAVSETVPVSVLPDYILHSTGVRIPREGGEALPADASLFEIMADFEARKITEVLDAVNHSQTDAAARLKIPLSTLNQKIKRLGIQVKRKPSGA, encoded by the coding sequence ATGCCTGATCTTGATTCCGTTACCGCCACGGCCTCCGATGCATCCAGTTCTCGAGGCCGCATCCTGGTTATCGATGATGAAGCCGATATTCGAGAGAGCTTCGAAACCCTTTTAGAACTGGAAGGCTACACGGTCCATACCGCTGAGAATGCGACGGAGGGACTGAAGAAGTTCGAGGCCGGCGTCTACGACCTGATTCTGCTGGACCTGATGATGCCAGACAAGTCTGGTCTCGAAGTGCTGGATGACATCCGGCGGCGGGACAAAGAGACTCCGATCTTCCTGATCACGGCCTACGGCAGCATTGAGGTGGCGGTGGAGGCCCTGAAGTCGGGCGCCAACGACTACTTTTCCAAGCCCTGGGACAACGAGAAGCTGATCATCGAGATCGAGCGCCAGTTGGCGCGAACGCGGCTGGAGCAGGAGAACCGGGAACTGCGCCGGGCCCTGAAGCAGCGCTACTCGTTCCCGAACATCGTCGGCAAGAGCGAGCGGATGCTGCGCGTGCTGGACCTGGTGACGCAGGTTGCTCCGTCGAAGTCGAACATCCTGATCACGGGCGAGACCGGGACCGGCAAGGAGTTGATCGCCAAGGCGATCCACGCCAACTCACCGCGCGCGGACCAGCCATTTGTCGGCGTGAACTCCAGCTCGATGCCGCCCGATCTGATTGAATCCACACTGTTTGGGCACGTCAAGGGCGCATTCACGGGCGCCATAGCCAACCGCAAGGGTTACTTCGAGACGGCCAACCGGGGCACGATCTTCCTGGACGAGATCGGCACGCTCACACTGGACATGCAGGTGAAGCTGCTGCGCGTCCTGCAGGAGCGGGAGCTGATGCCGGTGGGTTCCACGGAGACCATCAAGGTGGATGTCCGGATCCTGGCCGCCACGAATGCCGACTTGGCCAAGATGGTGGAGGATGGCCGCTTCCGGCAGGACCTGTACTACCGGCTGAATGTCATTAACCTGGCCTTGCCGCCGATGCGCGACCGCAAGGAAGACATTCCGATCCTGATTGAGCACTTCTTCCAGGTCTACTGCAAGGACAACGATAAGTTCATGGATGCACAGGGCCGGTCGACGCTGAAGTTCGAGCCGGAAGCCATGCACATCCTGATGGATTACACCTGGCCGGGGAATGTGCGCGAGCTGGAAAATGCAGTGGAGCGGGCCGTGGTGCTGGCAGTCAGCGAGACCGTGCCGGTGAGCGTGCTGCCCGACTATATCCTGCATTCGACGGGTGTACGGATCCCACGCGAGGGCGGGGAAGCGCTGCCGGCGGACGCCTCCCTGTTCGAAATCATGGCCGATTTCGAGGCGCGCAAGATCACTGAAGTTCTGGATGCGGTCAACCACTCGCAGACCGATGCAGCGGCGCGCCTGAAGATCCCTCTTTCCACGCTGAACCAGAAGATCAAGCGCCTGGGTATCCAGGTGAAGCGTAAGCCATCCGGCGCCTAA
- a CDS encoding class I SAM-dependent methyltransferase, translating to MAALETRPEPGAAVALATALRKIRNRRRMTWVLVGLLVAYLGLCLSQFPFAYDEGYSVLETAKTVAFYEKAYSSPAAGVLAGENDIYVKTATEAARAAQIPRRVGEFVARYHLEGKKALEVGAGRGYLQDQVTDYTGLDISPTAGRYFHKPFVMGSATAMPFAENTFDAGWSIWVLEHVPNPEQALREIRRVSKDGAVLFLLPSWDAPPWAAQGYDVRPYSDFGPGGKIYKALLPLRWSNLFWLLTRPPIRALREGSTAATGQISWLRYTRLVPNYKHYWEADSDAVNLLDRGEMALWFSSRGDECLNCRGGPLSPLPDNGLELVIRIHKR from the coding sequence TTGGCTGCTCTCGAAACCAGGCCGGAGCCGGGCGCGGCAGTTGCATTGGCGACTGCGCTGCGAAAGATACGCAATCGGCGCAGGATGACCTGGGTGCTGGTTGGGCTGCTGGTGGCTTACCTGGGCCTCTGCCTCTCGCAGTTCCCATTTGCTTACGACGAAGGCTACTCCGTGCTGGAGACGGCGAAGACGGTAGCTTTCTATGAGAAGGCTTACTCCTCACCTGCCGCGGGCGTGCTGGCCGGGGAGAACGACATTTACGTCAAAACCGCGACGGAGGCGGCGCGAGCGGCGCAAATTCCGCGGCGCGTCGGCGAGTTTGTCGCGAGATACCATCTGGAAGGCAAGAAAGCCCTGGAGGTGGGTGCCGGCCGCGGATACCTGCAGGACCAGGTGACCGACTACACCGGGCTGGACATCTCGCCGACCGCCGGACGCTACTTCCACAAGCCCTTTGTAATGGGGTCGGCCACGGCGATGCCCTTTGCCGAGAATACGTTTGATGCCGGTTGGAGCATCTGGGTGCTGGAGCACGTGCCGAACCCGGAGCAGGCGCTGCGCGAGATCCGGCGGGTTTCCAAGGACGGTGCGGTCCTTTTTCTTCTGCCTTCCTGGGACGCCCCACCCTGGGCCGCGCAAGGCTACGACGTGCGTCCTTACTCTGACTTCGGGCCCGGCGGCAAAATCTACAAGGCACTTCTGCCCCTGCGGTGGAGCAATCTGTTCTGGCTGTTGACGCGGCCGCCCATTCGCGCCCTGCGAGAGGGGTCCACCGCCGCGACGGGGCAGATCAGCTGGTTGCGCTACACGCGGCTGGTGCCCAACTACAAACACTACTGGGAGGCCGATAGCGACGCCGTCAACCTGCTGGACCGTGGCGAGATGGCGCTTTGGTTCAGTAGCCGCGGCGACGAGTGTCTGAACTGCCGGGGCGGCCCGCTGAGTCCTTTACCGGACAATGGACTGGAACTGGTCATCCGGATCCATAAAAGGTGA
- a CDS encoding putative quinol monooxygenase, with product MSAVPLTLVAELIAQPGKEEMVRQELLSLIEPTRAEAGNVDYFLHESIESPGHFLFYENWVSEEALAEHAQTPYLQRLGSLVPVMLTGAPRLFKLRRLA from the coding sequence ATGTCCGCTGTACCACTCACTCTCGTCGCCGAATTGATCGCCCAGCCCGGCAAGGAAGAAATGGTTCGCCAGGAACTGCTTTCCCTGATCGAACCGACGCGTGCGGAGGCCGGCAATGTTGATTATTTTCTGCATGAATCGATAGAGAGCCCGGGCCATTTCCTCTTCTATGAGAATTGGGTGTCGGAAGAGGCTCTGGCTGAACACGCGCAAACCCCCTATTTGCAGCGTCTTGGCAGTTTGGTGCCGGTAATGCTCACTGGCGCCCCGCGGCTCTTCAAGCTGCGCCGCCTCGCCTGA
- a CDS encoding InlB B-repeat-containing protein: MCTRLRGLLPAALLALVMAAPLAAQTSSNTASIRVDASIKGATFWADGQEYTSSAQFLWTIGSKHTLEIRNKHQMFPDGRSRVSFQQWSDDTGLLLTPDSTTQVISVDSSNRSYLATFQLEYMVLYYVNSDQPVNLLDPSAINYPQIGVPNPYGFLATSTQTCIQTSTWEWVAAGSALTLNAYPYPGKAFVGFEIAAGPTESISSLIVDGPKTIKAKFTDARRVYIDSYPVKGLKVVVDRTVTYSRGDKCFPDWTSTYSALTGAAPPVPPDYPYPINIPPSSFPDAPVGPYAYCTQIPLCNGELDLQAGTPHIFAAPASQTDSMGNLWVFDHWDFGNGQTGGLNSTVTIPEDWSTQTYTAHFVKGIRSSFVTVPTGLKLKIDGRDNWASYNFEWGLGHKHTVSAPADQVDAKGRRYRFVSWSNGGTPDQEITIEDSEGTASFRMIAQYELLGQLSIQSDPASLTFSVSGATCTTPCVLDRPAGTSITVTPLPEMPFSPDTKALLTGWADGTAAGPRNYMFSQEAAVMSAKYTYLQRLTAISDPEGGATWVYDPLPSAGNYFPAGAKVSVTAEAAPGYKFKRFEGALSGALNYGWLNMNSPATVVARLDKVPALADNAVKNAAGDTPTDGVAPGSLIAITGYNIAADYVKGADSPLSQTLQGVVVQLPGSRFLPLVSVAPDRILGQLPSDFTEGEYTLTVRSPGQSVLTTKFKVKTYAPGLFRRGDATDEVPLGLALHADGTEVTPASPAKAGETVSLFGTGFGPLNPAPLDGFAVPANPPVPLKDAAELLIGGEVRPYVWCGAAAGRVGYWVMQFKIDSTMGQAQNVAVQVRVNGQPSNSVVLPLQ; encoded by the coding sequence ATGTGTACACGCCTCCGTGGGTTGCTCCCGGCCGCTCTGCTGGCCCTGGTGATGGCTGCGCCGCTCGCGGCACAAACCAGCTCGAATACTGCCTCAATCCGTGTGGATGCCAGTATCAAAGGTGCGACGTTCTGGGCGGATGGGCAGGAGTATACATCTTCCGCGCAGTTCCTGTGGACGATCGGCAGCAAGCACACCCTCGAGATCCGGAATAAGCACCAGATGTTCCCGGATGGCCGCAGCCGCGTGAGTTTCCAGCAGTGGTCCGATGACACGGGATTGCTGTTGACTCCGGACAGCACGACGCAGGTCATCTCCGTCGATTCGTCCAACCGCTCATACCTGGCAACATTCCAGCTGGAATACATGGTGCTGTACTATGTGAACTCCGACCAACCGGTGAATCTGCTGGACCCGAGCGCCATCAACTATCCCCAGATTGGAGTGCCCAATCCATACGGCTTCCTGGCCACGTCGACACAAACCTGTATTCAGACGAGCACGTGGGAGTGGGTGGCGGCGGGGTCCGCCCTGACCCTGAATGCGTATCCCTATCCAGGGAAAGCATTTGTAGGGTTTGAGATCGCGGCCGGGCCAACGGAATCCATCTCCTCGCTGATCGTAGATGGGCCTAAGACCATCAAGGCCAAGTTCACCGATGCGCGGCGCGTTTACATCGACTCCTATCCGGTAAAGGGTCTCAAGGTGGTAGTCGACCGCACGGTGACGTACTCGAGAGGGGACAAGTGCTTCCCCGATTGGACATCCACCTACTCAGCGCTTACGGGAGCGGCTCCCCCCGTGCCGCCGGACTATCCTTATCCCATCAACATTCCGCCGTCCAGTTTCCCGGACGCGCCCGTTGGGCCGTACGCGTACTGCACACAGATTCCGCTCTGCAATGGTGAGTTGGACCTGCAGGCCGGCACGCCGCACATTTTTGCGGCTCCCGCGTCCCAGACGGACAGTATGGGTAATCTCTGGGTCTTCGATCACTGGGACTTCGGCAACGGCCAAACCGGCGGCCTGAACTCGACCGTGACGATCCCCGAGGACTGGAGCACGCAGACCTACACCGCACACTTCGTGAAGGGCATCCGGTCCAGTTTTGTCACCGTGCCCACGGGTCTGAAGCTGAAGATCGATGGCCGGGACAACTGGGCTTCCTACAACTTCGAGTGGGGGTTGGGCCACAAGCACACTGTTTCGGCGCCCGCTGACCAGGTGGACGCCAAGGGCCGCAGATACCGCTTTGTGAGCTGGTCGAACGGCGGCACGCCGGACCAGGAGATCACGATCGAGGATTCCGAAGGGACCGCCTCGTTCCGGATGATCGCGCAGTACGAACTACTGGGCCAGTTGAGCATCCAGAGCGATCCCGCTTCGCTGACTTTCAGCGTGAGCGGCGCCACCTGCACAACGCCGTGTGTTCTGGACCGCCCGGCGGGCACCAGCATTACGGTCACTCCACTGCCCGAAATGCCCTTCTCGCCCGACACTAAGGCACTGCTGACCGGTTGGGCCGACGGCACCGCCGCTGGACCGCGCAACTACATGTTCAGCCAGGAAGCGGCCGTGATGTCGGCGAAGTATACCTATTTGCAACGGCTTACTGCGATCTCTGATCCGGAGGGGGGAGCCACCTGGGTGTATGACCCGCTCCCGTCCGCCGGGAACTATTTCCCGGCCGGCGCCAAGGTGTCGGTAACAGCGGAGGCTGCGCCTGGCTATAAGTTCAAGAGATTCGAAGGCGCGTTGAGCGGCGCACTGAACTACGGCTGGCTGAACATGAACAGCCCGGCTACGGTGGTGGCGCGGCTGGACAAGGTTCCGGCGCTGGCGGACAACGCCGTGAAGAACGCGGCCGGAGACACGCCCACCGACGGTGTGGCGCCCGGTTCACTGATCGCGATCACCGGCTACAACATTGCCGCCGACTATGTGAAGGGTGCGGACAGCCCGCTCTCGCAGACCCTGCAGGGTGTCGTTGTCCAATTGCCCGGCAGCCGCTTCCTGCCCCTGGTTTCGGTGGCCCCGGACCGTATTCTCGGCCAACTGCCCTCTGACTTCACCGAAGGCGAATACACGCTTACTGTGCGCTCACCAGGCCAGAGTGTCTTGACGACCAAGTTCAAGGTGAAGACCTATGCGCCCGGACTGTTCCGGCGCGGCGATGCGACGGATGAGGTGCCGCTGGGGCTGGCGCTGCATGCGGATGGCACGGAAGTGACTCCGGCGAGTCCGGCGAAGGCCGGCGAAACGGTGTCCCTGTTCGGCACTGGTTTCGGTCCGCTGAATCCGGCTCCGCTGGACGGGTTTGCCGTGCCTGCGAATCCGCCCGTGCCATTGAAAGATGCCGCGGAACTGTTGATTGGCGGCGAGGTGAGGCCCTATGTGTGGTGCGGAGCCGCCGCGGGGCGCGTCGGGTACTGGGTGATGCAATTCAAGATTGACTCGACCATGGGCCAGGCGCAAAACGTCGCGGTGCAGGTGCGTGTCAATGGCCAGCCCTCGAACTCAGTTGTGCTTCCGCTGCAGTAG
- a CDS encoding S9 family peptidase has product MTWKATAALFALSVQLTPAQQKKPVTLESLSAGMMRMMAQFGGAPLWAPDGKRFAVRRGDKVGLFDIATQTEKELFSTAELSKTARQAPGPKEMEWENRRVSESRLQWSDDGHKMLVIVNGDLFLWTEESGKLDQLTATETPERDPKLSPDGLKVSFRRGYELYVMELATKKVTQLTTDSSATRWNATLDWVYPEELDLGTAHWWSPDSKSIAYMQFDVSGETLYPQADHLKIEAVAEPQRYPKAGSPNADVRIGVVDISGGLTRWMDFGENRDYLLARVYWTPDSDRVVVHRLNRTQNHLGILSADARNGKSQLLIEESDPAWVNISDDFRFLSDGRILLSSERDGFRHLYLYNADGKHEKQLTKGDWEVTAVSCVDEKTKKIWYTSGETSPLERQLYVIGFNGKDKRQLTKGTGTHSISMGTGCQYYLDTFSNLENPSRATLNKAEDGSEVKVWREADRKQEEEYDILKSEIHTFKGADGTLFYGRLIKPAGFDPAKKYPVLVSVYGGPHAQTVRNSYSGLSWEQVMAHKGFVIWQMDNRGSYGRGHKFEAPINRRLGKQELEDQKEGVNYLAKLGFADTSRVGIYGWSYGGYMTLYALLNAPEVFKAGAAGAAVTDWRNYDTIYTERYLGRPQENEDGYKSSSPVHSAAKLQGKLLLMHNIEDDNVLFGNALQMMNALQLAGKDFETAIYSGKSHGVMGKARQHMLEKQTSFFVESLKP; this is encoded by the coding sequence ATGACCTGGAAGGCAACCGCGGCTCTCTTCGCCCTCAGCGTCCAACTGACGCCCGCCCAGCAGAAGAAACCCGTGACCCTCGAAAGCCTGTCGGCAGGCATGATGCGCATGATGGCCCAGTTCGGCGGCGCACCCCTCTGGGCCCCGGACGGCAAGCGCTTCGCCGTCCGCCGCGGAGACAAGGTGGGGCTCTTCGACATCGCCACCCAGACAGAGAAGGAACTCTTCTCGACCGCGGAGCTCAGCAAAACCGCCCGTCAGGCTCCTGGCCCTAAGGAAATGGAGTGGGAGAACCGCCGCGTCTCCGAGTCCCGCCTGCAGTGGTCCGATGACGGACACAAAATGCTGGTCATCGTGAATGGCGACCTGTTCCTCTGGACTGAAGAGTCCGGCAAACTCGACCAGCTCACGGCCACCGAAACGCCCGAGCGGGATCCCAAGCTGTCGCCCGACGGGCTGAAAGTAAGCTTCCGCCGCGGCTACGAGCTTTACGTGATGGAGCTCGCCACTAAGAAAGTTACCCAGTTGACCACCGACAGCTCCGCCACCCGCTGGAACGCCACTCTCGACTGGGTCTACCCCGAAGAACTCGACCTGGGCACCGCCCACTGGTGGTCGCCCGACTCCAAGTCCATTGCTTACATGCAGTTCGATGTCAGCGGCGAAACCCTCTACCCCCAGGCCGACCACCTCAAAATCGAGGCCGTGGCTGAACCCCAGCGCTACCCAAAGGCCGGCAGCCCGAATGCCGACGTCCGCATCGGGGTGGTGGACATCTCCGGCGGCCTCACCCGTTGGATGGACTTCGGCGAGAATCGCGACTACCTGCTCGCCCGCGTCTACTGGACGCCCGACTCCGACCGCGTCGTGGTGCACCGCCTGAATCGAACCCAGAACCACCTCGGGATCCTCTCCGCCGACGCCCGCAACGGCAAATCGCAGCTCCTCATCGAAGAATCCGATCCGGCCTGGGTCAACATCAGTGACGACTTCCGGTTTCTCAGCGACGGCCGCATCCTGCTGTCATCGGAACGCGACGGCTTCCGGCATCTCTATCTCTACAACGCCGATGGCAAACACGAGAAACAACTCACCAAAGGCGACTGGGAGGTCACCGCGGTCTCCTGCGTGGACGAGAAGACAAAGAAGATCTGGTACACCAGCGGGGAAACCAGCCCGCTCGAGCGCCAGCTCTATGTCATCGGCTTCAATGGCAAGGACAAGCGCCAGTTGACCAAAGGCACTGGAACCCACAGCATTTCCATGGGCACCGGCTGCCAGTACTACCTCGATACGTTCTCCAACCTGGAAAACCCCTCCCGCGCCACCCTCAACAAGGCCGAGGACGGCTCCGAGGTCAAGGTCTGGCGCGAGGCCGACCGCAAGCAGGAAGAGGAGTATGACATCCTCAAAAGCGAAATCCATACCTTCAAGGGTGCGGACGGGACGCTATTCTACGGCCGCTTGATCAAACCGGCCGGGTTTGACCCGGCAAAGAAGTACCCGGTGCTCGTCTCGGTCTACGGCGGCCCGCACGCCCAGACCGTCCGCAACTCCTATAGCGGGTTGAGCTGGGAACAGGTGATGGCCCACAAAGGCTTCGTCATCTGGCAGATGGACAACCGCGGCTCCTACGGCCGCGGCCACAAGTTCGAAGCCCCCATCAACCGGCGCCTGGGCAAGCAGGAACTGGAAGACCAGAAGGAGGGTGTGAACTACCTCGCCAAACTCGGCTTCGCCGACACCAGCAGGGTGGGGATCTACGGCTGGAGCTACGGCGGCTACATGACCCTCTATGCCCTGCTGAACGCACCGGAAGTCTTCAAGGCAGGCGCGGCCGGGGCGGCCGTCACGGACTGGCGCAACTACGACACCATCTATACGGAAAGGTACCTGGGCCGGCCCCAGGAGAACGAAGACGGCTACAAGTCCAGTTCCCCGGTGCATTCAGCCGCCAAACTGCAGGGCAAGCTGCTGCTGATGCACAACATCGAGGACGACAACGTCCTCTTCGGCAACGCCTTGCAGATGATGAACGCGCTCCAGCTGGCCGGCAAAGACTTCGAGACGGCAATCTACTCCGGCAAGAGCCATGGCGTGATGGGCAAGGCCCGGCAGCACATGCTGGAGAAGCAGACCAGCTTCTTCGTCGAGAGCCTGAAGCCCTAA
- a CDS encoding trypsin-like peptidase domain-containing protein, which yields MRLLSALLLLQTLAFAQKPAGPLTGLNDQLVALSGQLHPAIVLIRSESFEPVSREVSLAVRQTGTGSGVILSEDGYIVTNAHVVGKSMTVEVLLAPPIGARSSPERSRLLEGRVLGRDTEADIALVKVDAHGLRFLEWGDSEALQQGQLVLAMGNPRGLENSVTMGIISSTQRQMKPDDRMVYIQTDAAINPGNSGGALVDLNGKLIGINTMILSQSGGNEGLGFAVPARIANPVVEQIRKDGKVTRGDIGVTAQTLTYGIAQGLGLKRESGVVIADVEPKSTGDIAGFQTGDIILSVDGRPMETARQFHVFIYRKPVASLINVEILRGEQTLKLQPIVVDQTEKSPNFGRLALSEENLVRRLRILGVPLDDSLLKEMPPLRKNYGILVAGLVPGALIQEEGLLPGDIIHALNGKPIATLQELKSFMAPIKSREEVVLQIEREGKTRFIEYRLE from the coding sequence ATGAGGCTGCTGTCCGCTCTGCTGTTGTTGCAGACCCTCGCTTTCGCCCAGAAACCCGCCGGCCCCCTGACCGGCCTGAACGACCAGCTCGTCGCTCTTTCGGGACAGCTGCATCCGGCCATCGTTCTCATCCGCAGCGAATCCTTCGAACCGGTCAGCCGCGAAGTATCACTCGCCGTCCGGCAAACCGGCACCGGCTCCGGCGTGATTCTCTCCGAGGACGGCTACATCGTCACCAATGCCCACGTGGTCGGCAAAAGCATGACGGTCGAAGTCCTGCTCGCCCCACCTATCGGAGCGCGCTCCTCGCCCGAGCGCAGCCGGCTGCTGGAGGGACGCGTCCTCGGCCGCGATACCGAAGCCGACATTGCCCTGGTGAAGGTGGACGCCCACGGCCTGCGCTTCCTCGAATGGGGCGACTCCGAGGCGCTCCAGCAGGGCCAACTGGTGCTCGCCATGGGCAACCCGCGGGGCCTCGAGAACTCCGTCACCATGGGCATCATCAGCTCCACCCAACGCCAGATGAAACCCGACGACCGCATGGTCTACATCCAGACCGACGCCGCCATCAATCCCGGCAACAGCGGCGGAGCCCTGGTCGACCTTAACGGCAAACTCATCGGCATCAACACCATGATCCTGTCGCAGTCCGGCGGCAACGAAGGCCTGGGCTTTGCCGTACCCGCCCGTATCGCCAATCCCGTCGTCGAACAGATCCGCAAGGACGGCAAGGTCACCCGTGGCGACATCGGCGTTACCGCCCAGACCCTCACCTACGGGATTGCGCAAGGACTTGGCCTGAAGCGCGAGAGCGGAGTCGTCATCGCCGATGTGGAGCCCAAAAGCACTGGCGACATCGCGGGCTTCCAGACCGGCGACATCATTCTCAGCGTCGACGGCCGTCCCATGGAAACGGCCCGCCAGTTCCACGTCTTCATCTATCGCAAGCCCGTAGCCTCGCTCATCAATGTCGAAATCCTGCGCGGCGAGCAGACCCTGAAGCTGCAACCGATTGTTGTCGACCAGACCGAAAAGAGCCCCAACTTCGGCCGCCTCGCCCTTTCGGAAGAAAACCTCGTCCGGCGCCTCAGAATCCTCGGAGTCCCGCTGGATGATTCCCTCCTCAAGGAGATGCCGCCGCTCCGCAAAAACTACGGCATCCTCGTCGCCGGCCTCGTCCCCGGAGCCCTCATCCAGGAAGAAGGGCTGCTGCCCGGCGATATCATCCACGCCTTGAACGGCAAACCCATCGCCACATTGCAGGAACTGAAGTCCTTCATGGCCCCCATCAAATCGCGCGAAGAGGTGGTTCTCCAGATCGAGCGCGAAGGCAAGACCAGATTTATTGAATACCGATTGGAGTAG
- the ruvX gene encoding Holliday junction resolvase RuvX: MELAWHNQDVANVDGRVLALDVGRKRIGLAVSDSMGLAQGLDTLLRKTMREDVARLRQIAMERKVSLFLVGLPLNMRGDEGEMAEFVRTFARKLEDGTGLPVKFQDERLTSVEAESRLQERGMSLERMLKEKRKGAVDRLAAMILLEDYLRAGGEAE, translated from the coding sequence TTGGAGTTAGCATGGCACAATCAGGATGTGGCGAATGTAGACGGGCGAGTTCTGGCGCTGGATGTGGGGCGGAAGCGGATTGGGCTCGCAGTGAGCGATTCAATGGGGCTGGCACAGGGATTGGACACTCTCCTACGTAAAACGATGCGCGAGGATGTGGCGCGGCTCCGGCAGATCGCCATGGAGCGTAAGGTGTCGCTGTTTCTGGTCGGGCTGCCGCTGAATATGAGGGGCGACGAGGGCGAGATGGCCGAGTTCGTCCGGACGTTTGCGCGGAAGCTGGAAGACGGGACCGGCCTGCCGGTGAAGTTTCAGGATGAGCGGCTGACGTCGGTGGAAGCGGAGTCGAGACTGCAGGAGCGAGGGATGAGCCTGGAGCGGATGCTGAAGGAGAAACGGAAAGGCGCCGTCGACCGGCTGGCTGCGATGATCCTGCTGGAGGACTATCTTCGGGCGGGAGGCGAGGCGGAATAA
- the mltG gene encoding endolytic transglycosylase MltG, protein MKKLILWLIVLDLLAAAGAGYYFAWVEKYRGFEQPVFVEIPRGTSTMKIGELLAEAGVVRQPLLFALVRAARQKARPQAGEYEFSTAATPDEVFSRIARGDIFQIEVRVPEGSNVFDIARIVEQAGFGSAGEFLKVALPQEGFLFPSTYRFKRKTTVDGVCRAMRAQFDKVWGELKAPAEGKRETVILASLVETEAVLQEERAKIAGVYRNRLEKGVRLECDPTVAYAAMLDGQWRGTIYKSDLANRNSYNTYQHAGLPPGPVANPGVASLKAALHPEETDDLYFVAKADHSGGHVFNKDLAGHQKAVAAYRHGEHKSSGSQGQEKGAGASVAAKPKPPVR, encoded by the coding sequence GTGAAGAAGCTGATTTTGTGGCTGATCGTCCTGGATCTGCTGGCCGCGGCCGGGGCGGGTTACTACTTTGCCTGGGTGGAGAAATATCGGGGCTTTGAGCAGCCGGTGTTTGTGGAGATCCCGCGCGGCACATCGACAATGAAGATCGGCGAGTTGCTGGCGGAGGCTGGGGTGGTGCGGCAGCCTCTGCTGTTCGCCCTGGTGCGGGCGGCGCGGCAGAAGGCCCGGCCGCAAGCGGGAGAGTACGAGTTTTCGACAGCTGCTACTCCGGACGAGGTGTTCAGCCGGATCGCGCGCGGCGACATCTTCCAGATAGAGGTTCGAGTGCCGGAGGGGAGCAACGTCTTCGACATCGCCCGGATCGTGGAGCAGGCAGGATTCGGGAGCGCCGGAGAGTTTCTCAAGGTCGCGCTGCCGCAAGAGGGCTTTCTGTTCCCCTCGACTTACCGCTTCAAGCGCAAGACCACGGTGGATGGGGTGTGCCGCGCGATGCGCGCACAGTTCGACAAGGTGTGGGGTGAGTTGAAGGCGCCCGCGGAAGGGAAGCGCGAGACAGTGATCCTGGCTTCCCTGGTGGAGACCGAGGCGGTGCTGCAGGAAGAACGGGCGAAGATCGCAGGAGTCTACCGCAACCGCCTGGAGAAGGGTGTCCGGCTGGAGTGCGACCCTACCGTCGCCTATGCCGCGATGCTGGACGGCCAGTGGCGCGGGACGATCTACAAGAGCGACCTGGCGAATCGCAATAGCTACAATACCTATCAACATGCAGGCCTGCCGCCAGGTCCGGTAGCCAATCCGGGGGTGGCATCGCTCAAGGCAGCGCTGCATCCGGAAGAGACGGACGATCTATATTTCGTGGCCAAGGCGGACCACAGCGGCGGCCACGTGTTCAACAAAGATCTGGCAGGCCACCAGAAGGCTGTGGCCGCGTATCGTCATGGCGAGCACAAGTCCAGCGGGTCACAGGGCCAGGAAAAAGGAGCGGGTGCGAGCGTGGCTGCAAAGCCGAAGCCCCCGGTGCGTTGA